From Halococcus saccharolyticus DSM 5350, the proteins below share one genomic window:
- a CDS encoding DUF2150 family protein gives MSAPTDGFYTDERWQNWLDRLRDEDLDPEDEDAARLLWNLQEDAAIAVVKVLTAYDEEELDAEMTMNELANVREIVLADVDIDDEETLLLVDGVQTSLVCVFYAAELYVAEGVADAEVAECLRAADAAESEEEFDDALGHCARAGTLLIDGAELDRSVIDDVGYGPVAEWINGLGSLESALSDPELIEEDEETEGEA, from the coding sequence ATGAGCGCACCCACGGACGGCTTCTACACCGACGAACGCTGGCAGAACTGGCTCGACCGCCTCCGCGACGAGGACCTCGATCCCGAGGACGAGGACGCCGCACGCCTGCTCTGGAACCTCCAGGAGGACGCCGCGATCGCGGTCGTGAAGGTCCTCACCGCGTACGACGAGGAGGAGCTCGACGCCGAGATGACGATGAACGAGCTCGCGAACGTCCGCGAGATCGTGCTCGCGGACGTCGACATCGACGACGAGGAGACGCTGCTGCTCGTCGACGGCGTCCAAACCTCGCTGGTCTGTGTGTTTTACGCCGCGGAGCTGTACGTCGCCGAGGGTGTCGCCGACGCCGAGGTCGCCGAGTGTCTCCGCGCTGCCGACGCCGCCGAGAGCGAGGAAGAGTTCGACGACGCGCTCGGCCACTGTGCCCGGGCCGGAACCCTGCTGATCGACGGCGCGGAACTCGATCGGTCGGTGATCGACGACGTCGGCTACGGGCCGGTCGCCGAGTGGATCAACGGGCTCGGCAGTCTGGAGAGCGCACTCAGCGATCCCGAACTCATCGAAGAGGACGAGGAAACCGAGGGCGAGGCCTGA
- a CDS encoding TatD family hydrolase: MELDTPVLDNHLHLDPAHGRGIEAVKDFARVGGTHLLVVNKPSWLLGIEVEQGTDFEAVFETTIEVVTDANEVLDGRAWPVLGVHPGLVSKLIDDRGFAPREARDLMQAGLDVAAEYVADGRALALKSGRPHYDVPDTVWNASNAVLQHALALGADHDCAVQLHTEASEDLTEIATWAEERGLDRHRVVKHYASGRLAGPTPSVMSDKDRLAEAAERAETAEEPFLMETDFVDDPDRPGAVLGPKTVPRRVRWLREEGREEAIEIAHVATPAEVYGIDTRTTLG, translated from the coding sequence ATGGAACTCGACACGCCGGTACTCGACAACCACCTCCATCTCGATCCCGCCCACGGACGGGGGATCGAGGCCGTGAAGGACTTCGCCCGAGTCGGCGGTACCCACCTCCTCGTGGTCAACAAACCCTCGTGGCTGCTCGGGATCGAGGTCGAACAGGGCACGGATTTCGAGGCGGTCTTCGAGACCACGATCGAGGTCGTCACGGACGCGAACGAGGTCCTCGATGGCCGGGCGTGGCCCGTCCTGGGTGTGCATCCAGGGCTCGTCTCGAAACTCATCGACGATCGTGGGTTCGCGCCGAGGGAGGCGCGCGATCTGATGCAGGCCGGCCTCGATGTCGCCGCCGAGTACGTCGCCGACGGGCGGGCGCTCGCGCTCAAATCCGGCCGGCCCCACTACGACGTTCCCGACACGGTGTGGAACGCCTCGAACGCCGTCCTCCAGCATGCGCTCGCGCTCGGGGCCGATCATGACTGTGCGGTCCAGCTCCACACCGAGGCGAGCGAGGACCTGACCGAGATCGCCACATGGGCCGAGGAGCGCGGCCTCGATCGCCACCGAGTGGTCAAACACTACGCCAGCGGTCGACTCGCCGGGCCGACTCCGAGCGTGATGAGCGACAAGGATCGACTGGCCGAGGCCGCAGAACGCGCCGAAACCGCGGAGGAGCCGTTCCTGATGGAGACCGACTTCGTCGACGACCCCGACCGGCCAGGCGCGGTCCTCGGCCCGAAAACCGTCCCTCGGCGGGTGCGGTGGCTCCGCGAGGAGGGCAGGGAGGAAGCGATCGAAATCGCCCACGTCGCGACGCCCGCCGAGGTCTATGGCATCGACACGCGTACAACCCTCGGGTAG
- a CDS encoding glutamate-cysteine ligase family protein, producing MKIGIEAEYWVIDASGALCDGRALTIHDNVEPEFVAPLIEVHTPPLERVDELRRSFGTTLRTVLDAAAADGKRLVPLGTPLASVASPPVTDRGRLLERIYGAGLAPATQCAGTHVHFDLDDATRQLTLLTALDPALALVSSSPWYAGHPRGNSSRAHAYRSLCGEAFVPLRGLWSYPSDLPEWERRVETSYDRFRTLAAERGVTENELATHFRPDDAIVAPVRLRRCPPTVEWRAPDTALPSETLRLVGDVARLVRRAADEPVEIGEPSVEPGRIVVPPFADLERLSQAAIEHGLGSSAVREYLKRMGIDTETYRPIATEIGHDAPVTRADARRIRLTYAERLERDVAVLTARSAIEGASKQRALVDGGWNTDTSTGKLP from the coding sequence ATGAAGATAGGAATCGAAGCCGAGTACTGGGTGATCGATGCGTCGGGAGCGCTGTGTGACGGACGAGCGCTCACGATACACGACAACGTCGAACCCGAGTTCGTCGCCCCGCTGATCGAGGTGCACACGCCGCCGCTCGAACGCGTCGACGAGCTCCGGCGCTCGTTTGGCACGACGCTCCGGACGGTGCTCGATGCGGCCGCCGCCGACGGCAAGCGACTCGTGCCGCTCGGGACGCCGCTCGCCTCGGTGGCATCGCCGCCGGTCACCGATCGGGGCCGGCTCCTCGAACGGATCTACGGCGCGGGTCTCGCACCCGCGACCCAGTGTGCCGGTACGCACGTCCACTTCGATCTCGACGACGCCACGAGGCAGCTCACCCTCCTGACCGCGCTCGATCCCGCGCTCGCGCTGGTGAGTTCGTCGCCGTGGTATGCGGGGCACCCCCGAGGGAACTCCTCGCGCGCACACGCCTACCGGTCGCTGTGTGGCGAGGCGTTCGTCCCGTTGCGCGGCCTCTGGTCGTATCCGTCCGATCTCCCCGAGTGGGAACGCCGGGTCGAAACGAGCTACGATCGGTTTCGGACGCTCGCGGCCGAGCGTGGGGTTACCGAGAACGAACTCGCGACTCACTTCCGGCCCGACGACGCGATCGTGGCCCCGGTTCGGCTGCGGCGGTGCCCGCCGACCGTCGAGTGGCGCGCCCCCGACACGGCGCTGCCCTCGGAGACGCTGCGCCTGGTGGGCGACGTCGCCCGCCTGGTCCGTCGGGCCGCGGACGAACCGGTGGAAATCGGTGAACCGAGCGTCGAACCGGGGCGGATCGTTGTTCCCCCGTTCGCGGACCTCGAACGGCTCTCGCAGGCGGCGATCGAACACGGGCTCGGTTCGTCGGCAGTCCGTGAGTACCTCAAACGAATGGGGATCGACACGGAGACCTACCGACCGATCGCGACCGAGATCGGCCACGACGCCCCGGTGACACGGGCCGACGCGCGGCGCATCCGGCTCACGTACGCCGAGCGACTCGAACGCGATGTTGCGGTGCTCACGGCTCGCTCCGCTATTGAAGGGGCGAGCAAGCAGCGAGCGCTCGTCGACGGTGGCTGGAACACGGACACTTCGACCGGAAAGCTGCCGTAG
- a CDS encoding NYN domain-containing protein: MLGKLREAVSSTGRREPAVGLFVDGPNVLRSEFDVDLDDIRAAAGAVGRPAVVRLYLDEHATPGLIQAAEARGFEVRITSGDVDVKLAVDATAAIDDLDTLAIASRDTDFKPVLEHAARRGLETLAIAPGSHGRSDALRNAAHEAVTLESEPTD, translated from the coding sequence ATGCTCGGAAAGCTCCGAGAGGCGGTGTCGAGTACGGGTCGTCGCGAGCCGGCGGTCGGACTGTTCGTCGACGGGCCGAACGTCCTCCGGAGCGAGTTCGACGTCGATCTCGACGACATCCGCGCGGCCGCAGGGGCGGTCGGCCGACCGGCAGTCGTGCGGCTCTATCTCGACGAACACGCCACGCCAGGACTGATCCAGGCTGCGGAAGCCCGCGGGTTCGAGGTGCGGATCACGAGCGGCGACGTCGACGTGAAGCTCGCGGTCGACGCGACCGCCGCGATCGACGATCTCGACACTCTCGCGATCGCGTCGCGCGACACCGACTTCAAGCCCGTGCTCGAACACGCCGCCCGCCGTGGGCTGGAGACGCTCGCGATCGCGCCCGGGAGTCACGGTCGCTCGGATGCGCTCCGCAACGCCGCCCACGAGGCTGTTACGCTCGAATCCGAACCGACGGATTGA
- a CDS encoding S8 family peptidase — MVEKPTPGRRSFLKAIGAGTLFGGLSGVASATPGRQPGPKKDEILVGVSASAADMDQAVAQAVPGNAEIVHRNETLSYVAVKFPSQAADRAKENFIDAITKKDHIKYAEPNTTHEALYEPSDPRFGDQYAPKQVESDQAWDTTLGDSGVTIAVVDTGAQYDHPDLQANYKSNPGRDFADNDSDPYPDAPSSEYHGTHVSGCAAAVVDNGTGVAGQSNSSLINGRALDESGSGSTSDIADAIEWAADQGADIINLSLGGGGYTSTMKNAVSYATDNGSLVIAAAGNNGSSSVSYPAAYSECMAISAVDDNEQLASFSQYGENVELCAPGVDVLSTTTEARGSYETLSGTSMATPVTSGVAGLTLAQWDLTNQELRSHLKNTAEDIGLSANEQGSGQVDALAAVTTDPADGGGGGGGGGGGGGETTSGSVDGSLSGYWDGDNYTWSWTYSSPSQVVVELDGPADADFDLYVNTGTTQNASPNNYDYTSRSTNSQETVTIDTPDDSTAMQINVDSYSGSGNYTLTITETQ; from the coding sequence ATGGTTGAGAAACCCACTCCAGGTCGACGATCGTTCTTGAAAGCAATCGGTGCAGGAACGCTGTTCGGCGGACTGAGCGGTGTCGCGTCGGCGACACCGGGGCGTCAGCCCGGTCCGAAGAAAGACGAAATCCTCGTCGGGGTGTCGGCGTCGGCAGCCGACATGGACCAAGCGGTCGCACAGGCCGTCCCCGGTAACGCGGAGATCGTTCACCGAAACGAGACGCTGAGCTACGTCGCGGTGAAGTTCCCGAGCCAGGCCGCAGATCGCGCGAAAGAGAACTTCATCGACGCGATCACGAAAAAAGACCACATCAAGTACGCCGAGCCGAACACGACCCACGAGGCGCTCTACGAGCCGAGCGATCCACGGTTCGGCGACCAGTACGCACCGAAACAGGTCGAATCCGATCAGGCGTGGGACACCACGCTCGGCGACTCCGGGGTGACGATCGCGGTCGTCGATACAGGAGCGCAGTACGACCATCCCGACCTCCAAGCGAACTACAAGTCGAACCCCGGTCGGGACTTCGCCGACAACGACTCGGACCCGTATCCCGACGCCCCGAGCAGCGAGTACCACGGCACCCACGTCTCGGGCTGTGCGGCCGCTGTCGTCGACAACGGCACCGGTGTGGCTGGCCAGAGCAACTCCTCGCTCATCAACGGCCGCGCGCTCGACGAGAGCGGGAGCGGTTCCACGTCGGATATCGCCGACGCCATCGAATGGGCGGCCGACCAAGGAGCCGACATCATCAACCTCTCGCTCGGCGGTGGCGGGTACACGAGTACGATGAAAAACGCCGTCAGCTACGCGACCGACAACGGTTCGCTCGTGATCGCCGCTGCGGGGAACAATGGATCGAGTTCAGTCAGCTACCCGGCGGCCTACAGCGAGTGCATGGCGATCTCCGCCGTCGACGACAACGAGCAACTGGCGAGTTTCAGCCAGTACGGCGAGAACGTCGAACTCTGTGCACCGGGTGTGGACGTCCTCTCGACGACCACCGAGGCCCGCGGCTCCTATGAGACACTCTCGGGCACGTCGATGGCGACCCCGGTGACTTCCGGCGTCGCCGGACTCACGCTCGCGCAGTGGGACCTCACGAACCAGGAACTCCGATCCCATCTCAAAAACACCGCCGAGGACATTGGACTCTCGGCGAACGAACAGGGTAGCGGCCAGGTCGACGCGCTCGCGGCCGTCACCACCGATCCCGCCGACGGCGGTGGCGGCGGTGGCGGAGGCGGCGGTGGTGGTGGCGAGACTACGTCAGGCTCCGTCGACGGCAGCCTGTCGGGCTACTGGGACGGCGACAACTACACGTGGTCGTGGACGTACTCCTCGCCGAGCCAGGTCGTCGTCGAGCTCGACGGCCCCGCGGACGCGGACTTCGATCTCTACGTCAACACGGGCACGACCCAGAACGCTTCGCCGAACAACTACGACTACACCTCCCGGTCCACCAACAGCCAGGAGACAGTCACCATCGACACCCCCGACGACTCGACGGCCATGCAGATCAACGTCGATTCGTACAGTGGTTCCGGTAACTACACCCTGACGATCACCGAGACGCAGTAA
- a CDS encoding metal-dependent hydrolase: protein MVDVLGHLGMGLLWLAPAWYFIDDRRTAALFVGVGFWFGMLPDVDLVLSRLQGIHHHGVFHTVLAALVFAAILGPILGWLLKRLFGGTKWFSPEAADHATALGVIAVGVPSLAHVFADMLSAPDTSTRIEPLWPLINEPIVYIDVLYYQSFWATIGLFVLGLAANVAFYYWSDQNEKGQRTQPS from the coding sequence ATGGTCGACGTTCTCGGTCATCTCGGAATGGGGTTGCTCTGGCTCGCCCCGGCATGGTACTTCATCGACGACCGGCGTACTGCGGCGTTGTTCGTCGGCGTGGGCTTTTGGTTCGGCATGTTGCCCGATGTCGATCTCGTGCTCTCGCGGCTCCAGGGCATCCACCACCACGGGGTGTTCCACACGGTGCTCGCCGCCCTGGTGTTCGCGGCGATCCTCGGACCGATCCTCGGCTGGCTCCTCAAGCGCTTGTTCGGCGGGACGAAGTGGTTCTCCCCCGAGGCGGCGGACCACGCGACCGCGCTCGGCGTGATCGCGGTCGGCGTGCCGAGTCTCGCACACGTCTTCGCCGACATGCTCTCCGCACCCGACACCTCGACTCGGATCGAACCGCTCTGGCCGTTGATCAACGAACCGATCGTCTACATCGACGTGCTCTACTATCAGTCGTTCTGGGCGACGATCGGGCTGTTCGTCCTCGGACTCGCGGCCAACGTCGCGTTCTACTACTGGAGCGACCAGAACGAAAAGGGTCAGCGCACACAGCCGTCCTGA
- a CDS encoding inositol monophosphatase family protein: MTDTEARADLVARAADAGARVALASFREELTVETKADKTDVVTQIDRDAQRRVVETIREKYDEPVVGEEEGTSKAIPEKGPAWVVDPIDGTNNFVRGLRIWGTSVASVVDGEPVAAATVLPALADTYLTGAERVTLNGDPVRVSDREDSDAFVVDPILLDDTTDTAGVDVLAERFGDFRRLGCAQATLAAVASGSLDAAITTVRMHPWDTIAGAHMIRNAGGTVTDLDGEPWRHDSRGLVASNGAAHDEVLAAARRAAGE, encoded by the coding sequence ATGACCGACACCGAGGCGCGAGCCGATCTCGTGGCACGAGCGGCGGACGCGGGGGCGCGAGTCGCGCTCGCATCGTTCCGTGAGGAACTCACGGTCGAGACCAAGGCCGACAAGACCGACGTCGTGACGCAGATCGACCGCGACGCACAACGCCGCGTCGTCGAAACCATCCGTGAGAAGTACGACGAACCCGTCGTCGGCGAGGAGGAAGGTACATCGAAGGCGATCCCGGAGAAGGGACCGGCGTGGGTGGTCGACCCGATCGACGGGACGAACAACTTCGTTCGCGGACTCCGGATCTGGGGGACGAGCGTCGCGAGCGTCGTCGACGGCGAGCCGGTCGCCGCGGCCACGGTCCTCCCGGCGCTTGCGGATACGTATCTCACGGGCGCGGAGCGCGTCACGCTAAACGGCGACCCAGTGCGCGTGAGCGACCGCGAGGACTCCGACGCGTTCGTGGTCGATCCGATCCTCCTCGACGATACAACGGATACCGCCGGAGTGGACGTGCTCGCGGAGCGGTTCGGCGACTTCCGTCGGCTCGGCTGCGCCCAGGCGACGCTCGCAGCGGTCGCCAGCGGGTCGCTCGACGCCGCGATCACCACCGTCCGGATGCACCCGTGGGACACGATCGCGGGCGCACACATGATCCGCAACGCCGGCGGCACCGTGACCGATCTCGACGGCGAGCCGTGGCGTCACGACAGCCGTGGACTGGTCGCTTCGAACGGCGCGGCGCACGACGAGGTACTCGCGGCTGCACGGCGGGCGGCCGGGGAATAA
- the gcvT gene encoding glycine cleavage system aminomethyltransferase GcvT has translation MALREPPLAEVHDARGATTTEFGGWDMPVEFDSIRTEHESVRESAGKFDVSHMGEITVSGPDAAELLGRLTTNDVSALAHGKAQYAMITDTEGTILDDTVIYRLPETHDANFLFIPNAGHDEEMEDRWTAHRDEWGLDATVENRTDAYAMFAVQGPDAVDLVASAADDADEPLADLGRFSATDATVADSDCLAARTGYTGEDGLELIVPWSEAEAVWEAFDCQPCGLGARDTLRIEAGFLLSGQDFDHDENPRNPFEADVGFAVDLDTEFVGRDALARVAESGPDERFVGFELETRGVPRHGYEITDSDGETIGTVTSGTMSPTLSTPIGMGYVPTEYAEPGSEIAVRVRGEPKEARTRALPFLER, from the coding sequence ATGGCACTTCGAGAACCGCCGCTGGCCGAGGTCCACGACGCTCGCGGTGCGACGACCACCGAGTTCGGCGGCTGGGACATGCCTGTCGAGTTCGACTCGATTCGGACGGAACACGAGAGCGTCCGCGAGTCCGCCGGCAAGTTCGACGTCTCGCACATGGGCGAGATCACCGTTTCGGGCCCGGACGCCGCCGAACTGCTCGGGCGACTCACCACCAACGACGTGAGCGCGCTCGCACATGGAAAGGCGCAGTACGCGATGATCACCGACACCGAGGGCACGATCCTCGACGACACGGTGATCTACCGACTGCCCGAGACCCACGACGCCAACTTCCTGTTCATCCCGAACGCGGGCCACGACGAGGAAATGGAAGACCGCTGGACGGCCCACCGCGACGAGTGGGGGCTCGATGCCACAGTTGAGAACCGCACCGATGCGTACGCGATGTTCGCGGTCCAGGGTCCCGATGCGGTCGATCTCGTCGCAAGCGCGGCCGACGACGCGGACGAACCGCTCGCCGATCTCGGGCGATTTTCGGCGACCGACGCCACCGTCGCCGATTCGGACTGCCTCGCAGCGCGGACGGGCTACACCGGCGAGGACGGTCTCGAACTGATCGTCCCGTGGAGCGAGGCGGAAGCGGTCTGGGAAGCGTTCGACTGCCAGCCGTGTGGGCTCGGCGCGCGCGACACCCTCCGAATCGAGGCGGGCTTCCTGCTCTCGGGCCAGGATTTCGACCACGACGAGAACCCTCGCAACCCCTTCGAGGCCGACGTCGGCTTCGCGGTCGATCTCGACACCGAGTTCGTCGGCCGTGACGCGCTCGCTCGCGTCGCGGAGTCGGGTCCCGACGAGCGCTTCGTCGGCTTCGAACTCGAAACCCGCGGCGTGCCCCGCCACGGCTACGAGATCACCGACTCCGACGGCGAGACCATCGGCACGGTCACGAGCGGGACGATGAGCCCCACCCTCTCGACGCCGATCGGGATGGGGTACGTTCCGACCGAGTACGCAGAGCCGGGATCCGAGATCGCGGTCCGTGTCCGGGGAGAGCCGAAAGAGGCACGTACCCGGGCGCTCCCATTCCTCGAACGATGA
- the gcvH gene encoding glycine cleavage system protein GcvH, with amino-acid sequence MSFEIPDELRFLESHEWVRKEDGTARVGISDFAQDELGDIVFVEFPDEGDEIAHDEEFGVVESIKAVSDLYSPVSGTVTATNDALLDAPELVNDDPYGEGWMLEVDLDDPDELDDLLDAETYRDQIE; translated from the coding sequence ATGAGCTTCGAGATCCCCGACGAGTTGCGGTTCCTCGAGAGTCACGAGTGGGTCCGAAAGGAGGACGGCACGGCCCGCGTGGGAATTTCCGACTTCGCTCAGGACGAACTCGGCGATATCGTTTTCGTCGAATTCCCCGACGAAGGCGACGAGATCGCCCACGACGAGGAGTTCGGCGTGGTCGAGTCCATCAAGGCGGTGTCGGATCTCTATTCCCCGGTTTCTGGCACCGTGACGGCGACCAACGACGCGCTGCTCGACGCGCCCGAGCTCGTCAACGACGATCCCTACGGCGAAGGGTGGATGCTCGAAGTCGATCTCGACGATCCCGACGAACTCGACGATCTCCTCGACGCCGAAACCTACCGCGACCAGATCGAGTGA
- the gcvPA gene encoding aminomethyl-transferring glycine dehydrogenase subunit GcvPA translates to MLDAVGVESEDHLFDIPEEIEFDGTFDIEPRAERAIREEIAAMLDRNHDLVEFLGRGHYDHYVPSAVDHLADRSEFLTSYTQYQPEVAQGFLQALFEYQSMLVELTGLEVANCSMYDAATALGEAATLAVRVRATSGDRVLVPEHLHDGRRAVLDSYLAGTDAGVESYPMDDGIVDRDALANAIDEGCVMVYAENPTVRGTIEESLGEIGDLADDHDALFCLGSDPVALSLLEEPASVGADVVVGDAALGLGAADGMGLGLFATREAFLRQVPGRLVGTGEDSEGRRAYTLTLQTREQHIRRERATSNICTNQAWVALRAAMHVAWLGPDGLVDLAKESVTRASEIADQFDAIDGVTAPVHDRHHFREVVARTDREASAMKDDLEAEGYAIHAIDDHLVQVCVTETNADRVDDLVAAVEAVA, encoded by the coding sequence ATGTTGGACGCGGTCGGCGTCGAGAGCGAGGACCACCTGTTCGATATTCCCGAGGAGATCGAGTTCGACGGAACCTTCGACATCGAACCCCGGGCCGAGCGCGCGATCCGGGAGGAAATCGCGGCGATGCTCGATCGGAACCACGATCTCGTGGAGTTCCTCGGTCGGGGCCACTACGATCACTACGTCCCCTCGGCGGTCGACCACCTCGCCGATCGCTCGGAGTTTCTGACCTCGTACACCCAGTACCAGCCCGAGGTCGCCCAGGGGTTCCTCCAGGCGTTGTTCGAGTACCAGTCGATGCTGGTCGAACTCACTGGCCTAGAGGTGGCGAACTGCTCGATGTACGACGCCGCGACCGCGCTCGGTGAGGCCGCGACGCTCGCGGTCCGGGTGCGCGCGACTAGCGGCGACCGTGTGTTGGTCCCCGAACACCTCCACGACGGCCGGCGCGCGGTGCTCGACAGCTACCTCGCTGGTACCGACGCCGGCGTCGAGTCCTATCCGATGGACGACGGGATCGTCGACCGCGACGCGCTCGCCAACGCGATCGACGAGGGCTGTGTCATGGTCTACGCCGAGAACCCCACCGTTCGCGGCACTATCGAAGAGAGTCTCGGCGAAATCGGTGACCTCGCCGACGATCACGACGCGTTGTTCTGTCTTGGCTCCGATCCTGTGGCGCTCTCGCTGCTCGAAGAGCCAGCGAGCGTCGGTGCGGACGTCGTGGTCGGCGACGCCGCGCTCGGACTCGGTGCGGCCGACGGGATGGGGCTCGGACTGTTCGCCACCCGTGAGGCGTTCCTCCGTCAGGTTCCCGGACGGCTGGTGGGGACGGGCGAGGATAGCGAGGGTCGACGGGCGTACACCCTTACGCTTCAGACCAGAGAACAACACATCCGGCGCGAGCGCGCGACCTCCAATATCTGCACCAATCAGGCGTGGGTCGCGCTCCGGGCCGCGATGCACGTCGCGTGGCTCGGACCCGATGGACTGGTCGATCTCGCGAAGGAGAGCGTCACTCGCGCGAGCGAGATCGCCGACCAGTTCGACGCGATCGACGGTGTCACGGCTCCGGTCCACGACCGCCACCACTTCCGGGAGGTCGTCGCCCGGACCGATCGCGAGGCGTCGGCCATGAAGGACGACCTCGAAGCCGAAGGATACGCGATCCACGCGATCGACGACCACCTCGTCCAGGTCTGTGTCACCGAGACGAACGCCGACCGCGTCGACGATCTCGTGGCGGCCGTGGAGGCGGTTGCATGA
- the gcvPB gene encoding aminomethyl-transferring glycine dehydrogenase subunit GcvPB, with amino-acid sequence MKFDQARWTRETPEEGGEVYEPLLVEKSSRAVETDDAPLPDDLTRDGVELPDPAEPELARHYTRLSQMNYGVENGPFPLGSCTMKYNPSFTEDVAALPEAATHPDRSTDSVQGNLELRHRLADSLARIGGMDAVTLQPPAGAAGEFTGILIAKAYHEQNGNDRSEIIIPESAHGTNFASAALAGYEVVSLPSADDGRVDVDALRAAVSDDTAALMLTNPNTLGLFEHDIEEIADVVHDAGGLLYYDGANLNALLGRARPGDMGFDVMHYNVHKTFATPHGGGGPGAGPVGVVEELAPYLPTPQVREAVSDEADDGEAASDDGEVSYERFAPEHSIGKVHGFAGNWLVLVKTYAYIARLGDPGLRDTSAKAVLNANYLASQIDYDIPFEPFHHEFVASAGRDAADVAKRMLDYGVHPPTTKWPEIVDEALMTEPTEAESRAALDHLARAFDRAAADSDEALETAPERTAARRIDQADAARNPRLSWHALDDE; translated from the coding sequence ATGAAATTTGACCAGGCTCGCTGGACTCGCGAGACCCCCGAGGAGGGGGGTGAGGTCTACGAGCCGCTGCTCGTGGAGAAAAGCTCGCGTGCGGTCGAGACCGACGATGCGCCGCTACCCGACGATCTCACCCGGGATGGAGTCGAACTCCCCGATCCCGCCGAGCCGGAGCTCGCACGCCACTACACCCGACTCTCCCAGATGAACTACGGCGTCGAGAACGGCCCGTTCCCGCTCGGGAGCTGTACGATGAAGTACAACCCGTCGTTCACCGAGGACGTGGCGGCGCTTCCCGAAGCCGCCACCCACCCCGACCGATCGACCGACAGCGTTCAGGGGAATCTCGAACTTCGCCACCGACTCGCCGACTCCCTCGCGCGCATCGGCGGTATGGACGCCGTTACTCTCCAGCCGCCCGCCGGGGCCGCCGGCGAGTTCACGGGTATCCTGATCGCGAAGGCCTACCACGAGCAGAACGGCAACGACCGAAGCGAGATCATCATTCCTGAGAGCGCTCACGGCACCAACTTCGCGAGCGCCGCGCTCGCGGGCTACGAGGTGGTTTCGCTCCCGAGCGCCGACGATGGACGAGTGGACGTCGACGCGCTCCGGGCCGCGGTGAGCGACGACACGGCGGCGCTGATGCTCACCAACCCCAACACCCTCGGCCTGTTCGAGCACGATATCGAGGAGATCGCCGACGTCGTACACGACGCCGGCGGACTGCTCTACTACGACGGCGCGAACCTCAATGCGCTGTTGGGCCGCGCCCGCCCGGGCGACATGGGCTTCGACGTGATGCACTACAACGTCCACAAGACGTTCGCGACGCCCCACGGCGGTGGCGGGCCCGGCGCGGGTCCGGTTGGCGTGGTCGAGGAGCTCGCGCCGTACCTCCCGACACCCCAGGTCAGGGAGGCCGTTTCTGACGAAGCCGACGACGGCGAGGCAGCGAGCGACGACGGTGAGGTGAGCTACGAGCGGTTCGCACCCGAGCACTCGATCGGGAAGGTCCACGGCTTTGCGGGCAACTGGCTCGTCCTCGTCAAGACCTACGCGTACATCGCCCGGCTCGGCGATCCCGGACTCAGGGACACGAGCGCGAAGGCCGTGCTGAACGCGAACTACCTCGCCTCCCAGATCGACTACGACATCCCCTTCGAGCCGTTCCACCACGAGTTCGTCGCGAGCGCCGGCCGCGACGCTGCCGACGTCGCGAAGCGAATGCTCGACTACGGGGTGCATCCCCCGACCACGAAGTGGCCCGAGATCGTCGACGAGGCGCTGATGACCGAACCCACCGAGGCCGAGAGCCGCGCCGCGCTCGACCACCTCGCGCGGGCGTTCGATCGGGCCGCCGCCGACAGCGACGAAGCACTCGAAACCGCTCCGGAACGAACGGCGGCGCGCCGGATCGATCAGGCAGACGCCGCCCGGAACCCACGGCTGTCGTGGCACGCGCTCGACGACGAGTAA